Proteins encoded within one genomic window of Armatimonadota bacterium:
- a CDS encoding ABC transporter permease, translating into MSFRTYLLRRILHIIPVMVGLSILIFTISRVIPGDPVRLALGPEATVEQVEQLRHQMGLDRPLHVQYLNYVGGLLRGDFGYSLRTHRNVTKDLIDFFPATLELTTVAMAISIAVGVPLGIISAVRKDSMGDHASRLVALAGVALPRFWLAILLQIVFAYKLGLLPTIGRGPAPPVAITGFYLVDSLLVLDIRSFLVSAKHIAMPAFALSVGTLAQIMRLIRASMIDETRRDYALAARSYGLPANLIVYKYMLKNAFTATLTIIGLSYGFLLGNAFLVEYVFAWPGLAFYGVDALLFKDFNGVIAVTLVIGMAFALVNLLVDILYGYIDPRVRYGER; encoded by the coding sequence ATGAGCTTTCGCACGTACCTTCTGCGGCGCATACTCCACATCATCCCGGTGATGGTGGGGCTCTCGATCCTCATCTTCACCATCTCCCGCGTCATCCCGGGCGACCCCGTGCGCCTGGCCCTGGGACCCGAGGCGACGGTCGAGCAGGTGGAGCAGCTCCGCCACCAGATGGGGCTGGACCGGCCGCTGCACGTGCAGTATCTCAACTATGTCGGAGGGCTCCTGCGCGGGGATTTCGGCTACTCACTGCGCACCCACCGGAACGTGACGAAGGACCTCATCGACTTCTTCCCGGCAACCCTGGAGCTGACGACGGTCGCGATGGCGATATCGATCGCGGTCGGCGTGCCCCTGGGGATCATCTCCGCCGTGCGGAAGGACTCGATGGGAGACCACGCCAGCAGGCTCGTCGCCCTGGCGGGGGTTGCGCTGCCGCGGTTCTGGCTGGCGATCCTCCTCCAGATCGTGTTTGCCTACAAGTTGGGGCTCCTGCCGACGATAGGGCGAGGACCCGCGCCGCCCGTGGCGATCACCGGGTTCTACCTGGTGGACAGCCTGCTTGTGCTCGATATCCGATCCTTTCTGGTCTCCGCGAAGCACATCGCGATGCCGGCCTTCGCGCTGTCGGTGGGCACGCTGGCGCAGATCATGCGCCTGATCCGAGCCAGCATGATAGACGAGACGCGAAGAGACTATGCGCTCGCCGCCCGATCCTACGGCCTGCCGGCCAACCTGATAGTCTACAAGTATATGTTGAAGAACGCCTTCACGGCGACGCTTACCATCATCGGCCTGAGCTATGGTTTCCTGCTGGGCAACGCATTTCTCGTCGAATACGTCTTCGCTTGGCCGGGCCTGGCTTTCTACGGGGTGGATGCGCTGCTCTTCAAGGACTTCAACGGTGTCATCGCGGTGACACTGGTCATAGGCATGGCGTTCGCGCTTGTCAACCTGCTGGTTGACATCCTCTACGGGTATATCGACCCGAGGGTACGGTACGGGGAGAGATGA
- a CDS encoding ABC transporter permease, whose protein sequence is MMVRADEWRKMWFRFRQSTLSVIGLAIVVLIVGAAILAPYIAPHPRHAGSFVNFEASLKPPSRTHIMGTDDAGRDILSRVFFGARISMTLGVAVLLLSVLIGVPLGLVAGYWGGRLGGVIMRITDVFLAVPPIALALAVTVALRPNLTNAMLAISFAWWPWYTRLVYGQVLSLREEQFVEASRGLGAGPMRTAFHEILPNVWSPILIKATLDMGFVILTASGLSFLGLGAQPPTPEWGTMIAEGRSYLPGHWWTATFPGLAIFAAVLGFNLLGDGLRDVFDVHIEQWRAGS, encoded by the coding sequence ATGATGGTGCGGGCAGACGAGTGGCGGAAGATGTGGTTCCGCTTCCGCCAATCAACCCTGTCGGTCATCGGGCTGGCGATAGTGGTCCTTATAGTCGGTGCGGCGATTCTCGCCCCCTACATCGCCCCCCACCCAAGACACGCCGGATCGTTCGTGAACTTCGAGGCCAGTCTCAAGCCGCCGTCGCGGACCCACATCATGGGAACCGATGACGCGGGGCGTGACATCCTATCCAGGGTCTTCTTCGGGGCCCGGATCTCGATGACGCTCGGGGTGGCCGTCCTGCTCCTGTCGGTGTTGATCGGGGTGCCGCTGGGGCTTGTGGCCGGCTATTGGGGGGGCCGATTGGGCGGCGTGATCATGCGGATCACCGACGTCTTTTTGGCCGTGCCGCCGATAGCGCTGGCGCTGGCCGTGACCGTGGCCCTCCGCCCCAACCTGACGAACGCGATGCTTGCCATCTCCTTTGCCTGGTGGCCCTGGTACACTCGGCTCGTCTACGGGCAGGTGCTCTCACTCCGCGAAGAGCAGTTCGTGGAGGCGAGCCGCGGGTTGGGCGCGGGGCCGATGCGGACTGCCTTTCATGAGATACTCCCCAACGTCTGGTCGCCAATACTGATAAAGGCCACCCTCGACATGGGGTTCGTCATCCTGACCGCCTCTGGGTTGAGCTTCCTGGGACTGGGCGCCCAGCCTCCGACGCCCGAATGGGGCACGATGATCGCCGAGGGGCGTAGCTACCTTCCCGGCCACTGGTGGACCGCGACATTTCCGGGTCTTGCGATCTTCGCAGCAGTGTTGGGCTTCAACCTGCTCGGTGACGGGCTGCGCGACGTATTCGACGTCCACATAGAGCAGTGGCGGGCGGGGTCGTAG
- a CDS encoding ABC transporter ATP-binding protein: protein MDRALLDVRGLRIHLLTYEGRARTINGVDLAVARGESVALVGETGCGKSVTAKAIMGLLPPNAEVVSGTVKFKGRDLLRLPESESRTIRGRQIAMVFQDPSTALNPVFTVGEQLSDVLVWQGASRAVPGRRRDGGVRARCVELLRLVRIPDPEGMLSRFPVELSGGMRQRVLIALALAGRPELLIADELGTALDVSVQDQILGELTELVRGQDLSVLYITHNLGVARMVSDRIYVMYGGEIAEVAPTGEMFSRQYHPYSQGLLAAVPRLTGTIGSGIEGRIPDYIAPPPGCRFSPRCSARMEVCDGQVPPAVDIGPGRRVACHLYGQHAGGG, encoded by the coding sequence ATGGACCGCGCGCTGCTGGACGTTCGCGGTCTACGGATCCACCTCCTCACCTACGAGGGGCGCGCCCGCACCATCAACGGCGTTGACCTTGCCGTGGCCAGGGGCGAGAGCGTGGCTCTGGTGGGAGAGACCGGCTGCGGCAAGTCGGTGACGGCCAAGGCGATAATGGGCCTGCTGCCGCCCAACGCCGAGGTCGTCTCAGGGACCGTGAAGTTCAAGGGCCGGGACCTGCTGCGCCTGCCTGAGTCGGAGAGCCGCACGATACGCGGTCGCCAGATCGCCATGGTGTTCCAGGATCCCTCCACGGCCCTGAACCCCGTGTTCACGGTGGGCGAGCAACTCAGCGACGTGCTCGTCTGGCAGGGCGCGAGCCGCGCTGTTCCTGGCCGCCGGAGGGACGGCGGGGTCCGCGCGCGGTGCGTTGAGCTGCTCCGGCTCGTGCGGATCCCGGATCCCGAAGGGATGCTCAGCCGGTTTCCGGTGGAGCTATCCGGCGGTATGCGCCAGCGCGTGCTCATCGCGCTGGCCCTGGCCGGTCGGCCGGAGCTGCTGATCGCCGATGAGCTGGGAACCGCGCTCGACGTGTCGGTCCAGGATCAGATCCTCGGTGAGCTGACCGAGCTCGTGCGCGGCCAGGACCTCTCGGTCCTCTACATAACCCACAACCTGGGCGTCGCCCGTATGGTATCAGACCGGATCTACGTGATGTACGGGGGAGAGATAGCCGAGGTGGCTCCCACAGGGGAGATGTTCAGCCGGCAGTACCACCCGTACTCACAGGGCCTGCTCGCGGCGGTGCCCCGTCTGACCGGTACCATAGGCAGCGGCATAGAGGGTCGCATTCCCGACTACATCGCGCCGCCTCCGGGCTGCCGCTTCTCACCACGCTGTTCTGCCCGCATGGAGGTGTGTGACGGGCAGGTTCCGCCGGCGGTGGACATCGGGCCGGGCCGGCGGGTGGCGTGCCACCTCTACGGCCAGCACGCAGGAGGCGGGTAG
- a CDS encoding ATP-binding cassette domain-containing protein — MALVEARDIVKHFPITAGLLHRKVGDVKAVDGVSISVEAGTTLALVGETGSGKTTLARIVVRLLPPTAGRIFFDGSEITGLNDEALRPFRRQAQIVFQNPASSLNPRHRVKEILEEPLLIHRIGTPPKRWRRVEELLETVELPPRDFVLRYSHSLSGGQRQRVAVARALALEPRFIVLDEPTAALDVSVQAKIIGLLRRLQCEMRLAYLVISHDLSLMRNFADVIAVMYLGRVVEAAPMADLFHHSAHPYTRALLSAIPTVSDEESALIPEKIVLTGEVPSPARVPSGCPFHPRCYARIEPCDRVVPDAISIAQGHSVRCILYDPAYGRGGLRGIPRAGPTEGADGVD, encoded by the coding sequence GTGGCCCTCGTCGAGGCCAGGGACATCGTCAAGCACTTCCCGATCACCGCGGGACTCCTGCACCGCAAGGTGGGTGACGTGAAGGCGGTTGACGGCGTCAGCATTTCCGTGGAGGCAGGCACAACGCTGGCCCTGGTAGGCGAGACCGGATCGGGGAAGACGACACTGGCCAGGATAGTGGTTCGGCTGCTGCCGCCGACCGCGGGCCGGATCTTCTTCGATGGCAGTGAGATCACAGGGCTCAACGATGAGGCGCTGCGACCCTTCAGGAGGCAGGCGCAGATCGTCTTCCAGAACCCCGCTTCCTCGCTTAACCCTCGCCACCGCGTGAAGGAGATCCTTGAGGAGCCCCTGCTGATCCACCGCATCGGCACTCCCCCGAAGCGCTGGCGCAGGGTGGAGGAGCTGCTCGAAACCGTGGAGCTGCCGCCCAGGGACTTCGTGCTCCGCTATTCCCACTCACTGAGCGGCGGGCAGCGCCAGCGCGTGGCCGTAGCCCGCGCGCTCGCGCTGGAGCCCCGGTTCATCGTCCTGGACGAGCCCACGGCCGCGCTCGATGTGTCCGTCCAGGCCAAGATCATAGGGCTGCTGCGACGGCTGCAGTGTGAGATGCGCCTGGCCTACCTGGTCATCTCTCACGATCTCAGCCTGATGCGGAACTTTGCCGATGTGATTGCGGTCATGTACCTGGGCAGGGTTGTGGAGGCGGCTCCGATGGCCGACCTGTTCCACCATTCAGCCCACCCCTACACGCGGGCCCTGCTCTCCGCCATTCCCACGGTCTCCGACGAGGAGAGCGCGCTGATTCCTGAGAAGATCGTGCTGACCGGGGAGGTTCCGAGTCCCGCACGCGTGCCGTCGGGATGTCCGTTTCATCCGCGGTGCTACGCGCGCATCGAGCCGTGCGATCGGGTCGTTCCCGACGCGATCTCCATCGCACAGGGCCACAGCGTCAGGTGCATCCTCTATGATCCCGCTTACGGCAGAGGCGGACTGCGCGGTATCCCCAGGGCAGGTCCAACAGAAGGGGCAGATGGAGTGGATTGA
- a CDS encoding ABC transporter permease — protein MMDAGRSHWAIGFSRMRRNRGAAAGAIIVLLFIAASALAPWLTDDDPIQVQFDQRFAPPSVRHPLGTDSFGRDLLSRVLYGGRLSLSVGLIAIAISDVIGIPLGLITGYRGGRFDDVVMRIVDLWLAFPGLLVAIAIVAVLGPGLQNVMIAIGIGGIPGLVRLVRGNVLSVREQEFVDAARATGGGDAHIVRVHIFPNVLAPIVVLTTLRLAGAILSGVGLSFLGLGAQPPSPEWGAIVAEGRAYLREAWWVSTLPGVAIFMTVMGFNLLGDGLRDAFDPRLR, from the coding sequence ATGATGGACGCCGGGCGGTCGCACTGGGCAATCGGGTTCAGCCGGATGCGCCGCAACCGCGGCGCCGCTGCCGGCGCGATAATCGTGCTGCTCTTCATCGCCGCTTCTGCGCTGGCGCCGTGGCTGACCGACGACGACCCCATCCAAGTGCAATTCGACCAGCGCTTCGCGCCGCCGTCGGTGCGGCACCCCCTGGGAACCGACTCCTTCGGCCGGGACCTGCTGAGCCGGGTGCTATACGGCGGACGGCTCTCGCTCTCGGTGGGACTGATCGCCATCGCCATCTCGGACGTGATCGGCATCCCGCTCGGGCTCATCACCGGGTATCGCGGGGGGCGGTTCGACGACGTGGTGATGCGGATCGTGGACCTATGGCTGGCGTTTCCCGGCCTGCTGGTTGCGATCGCGATCGTGGCCGTCCTCGGCCCGGGCCTGCAGAACGTCATGATAGCCATCGGGATCGGCGGCATCCCGGGGCTGGTGCGGCTGGTGCGTGGAAACGTTCTGTCGGTGAGGGAGCAGGAGTTCGTGGACGCGGCGCGCGCGACCGGCGGCGGCGACGCGCACATCGTGCGCGTGCACATCTTCCCAAACGTGCTCGCCCCTATCGTCGTGCTGACCACGCTGCGCCTGGCCGGCGCGATCCTCTCGGGCGTGGGGCTCAGCTTCCTGGGCCTGGGCGCGCAGCCGCCGTCCCCTGAGTGGGGCGCCATCGTGGCCGAGGGCAGGGCCTACCTGCGGGAGGCTTGGTGGGTCTCCACGCTGCCCGGCGTGGCGATCTTCATGACGGTAATGGGGTTCAACCTGCTCGGCGACGGCCTGCGCGACGCCTTCGACCCACGGCTTAGGTAG
- a CDS encoding ABC transporter permease — protein sequence MFRYVARRLLHLIPVLLGISFLVFLLVHLVPGDPVRVMLADAGSPEQVERMRRQLGLDRPIYVQYASFVVRAAQGDFGRSIHTRRPVAQEIAFRIPYTVHMAVAATLVAVAMGVVLGAIAAMHHQSALDYGTMVVALAGVSLPNFWLGLVLILVFSLHLRWLPPAGADSLAHLILPAITLGTSSSAIIARLTRSSMLEVLRQDYIRTARAKGVGPRRLVYRHALKNAMIPVVSIVGMQFASLLGGAVIVETVFGWPGIGRLAVDAIFTRDIPVIQAVVLVAAVIFVFMNLLVDLLYGLLDPRIRYG from the coding sequence GTGTTTCGCTACGTTGCCCGGCGGCTGCTGCATTTGATCCCGGTCCTGCTGGGAATCTCGTTCCTGGTGTTCTTGCTCGTCCACCTGGTGCCCGGGGATCCGGTCCGCGTCATGCTGGCGGACGCCGGATCCCCGGAGCAGGTGGAGAGGATGCGCAGGCAGCTCGGCCTGGACCGGCCGATCTACGTTCAGTACGCCTCGTTCGTGGTGCGCGCCGCGCAGGGGGATTTCGGACGGTCCATCCACACGCGCCGGCCGGTGGCGCAGGAGATAGCGTTCCGGATTCCATACACGGTGCACATGGCGGTAGCGGCCACGCTCGTCGCGGTTGCGATGGGCGTCGTGTTGGGCGCGATCGCGGCGATGCACCACCAATCGGCGCTCGACTACGGCACCATGGTGGTCGCGCTGGCAGGAGTCTCGCTTCCGAACTTCTGGCTCGGACTGGTGCTCATCCTCGTGTTCTCCCTCCACCTCCGTTGGCTGCCGCCGGCCGGCGCGGACAGTCTGGCGCACCTGATCCTTCCGGCGATCACGCTGGGCACAAGCTCCTCCGCCATCATCGCCCGCCTGACGCGCTCGTCCATGCTGGAGGTGCTGCGCCAGGACTACATCCGTACAGCGCGCGCCAAGGGCGTGGGCCCCCGACGGCTCGTGTACCGGCACGCGCTCAAGAACGCCATGATACCGGTGGTCTCGATCGTTGGGATGCAGTTCGCCAGCCTGTTGGGCGGCGCCGTGATCGTAGAGACGGTGTTCGGGTGGCCGGGGATTGGCCGGCTGGCGGTGGACGCAATCTTCACCCGCGACATCCCCGTGATTCAGGCGGTGGTGCTGGTAGCGGCGGTGATCTTCGTCTTCATGAACCTGCTGGTGGACCTGCTCTACGGCCTGTTGGATCCCCGCATCCGGTACGGATGA
- a CDS encoding ABC transporter substrate-binding protein, producing the protein MTRWNALPVLLVVVVLLAITAGSGGAAPAPARGGTLTMVIGSDPPSLDPHRTPSVNIAHAVMYETLVTVDRRTGEFIPGLAESWEISQDGTAITFKLKRGVKFHDGTPFNAAAVKTTFDRLVSKETNAPGASWVGTLTRTDVVDDLTVRLVFSKPYAPIFSSLRISFLAILSPTAIAKMGADYGQNPVGTGPFRFKQWIPNDRIVYERNPDYAWGPAHYKNRGAPNFDQLIIRIVPDESTRVIAFERGDIDILPGAPARDARRMMRDGKFPFIQIPTTSGTYLGLNVKKPPINDVRVRRAIGHATNTDEVARIALEGLAVPMLSPIAPTIWGYWDGVKQFALNHDPDRARALLAEAGYRPGPGGAMMKDGRPLEFTVWTYARMTNVRVAVVLQSQLRTAGIKLNIEQMEPATLLASTQRGEHDAILISYGWPDADILYYFFHSSRLATTNRVHYVNTQVDKLLEDGQTTVDTAKRLEVYKQLQRILLAEVPWVPLASELSVNFNQPYVQDIYYDKFGNLLLLDAYRTR; encoded by the coding sequence ATGACGCGGTGGAACGCCCTTCCGGTTCTTCTGGTAGTGGTGGTGCTGTTGGCCATAACCGCCGGCAGCGGCGGCGCGGCCCCGGCCCCGGCGCGAGGTGGTACGCTGACGATGGTGATCGGCTCGGATCCTCCCTCGCTAGACCCGCACCGCACGCCGTCGGTCAACATCGCGCACGCGGTGATGTACGAAACCCTGGTGACCGTGGACCGGCGCACCGGCGAGTTCATCCCTGGGCTGGCCGAGTCCTGGGAGATCTCCCAGGACGGCACGGCAATCACCTTCAAGCTCAAGCGGGGAGTGAAGTTCCACGACGGCACCCCGTTCAACGCGGCCGCGGTCAAGACCACGTTCGACCGCCTGGTGAGCAAGGAGACGAATGCGCCCGGGGCATCGTGGGTCGGCACGCTGACGCGCACCGACGTGGTGGACGACCTCACCGTGCGCCTGGTCTTCTCCAAGCCGTACGCGCCGATCTTCTCGTCGCTGCGCATATCGTTCCTGGCGATCCTCTCCCCGACGGCCATCGCGAAGATGGGCGCCGACTACGGGCAGAACCCGGTTGGAACCGGACCGTTCCGTTTCAAGCAGTGGATCCCGAACGACCGGATCGTCTACGAGCGAAATCCCGACTACGCCTGGGGACCCGCGCACTACAAGAACCGCGGCGCGCCCAACTTTGACCAGCTCATCATCCGGATTGTGCCGGACGAGTCCACGAGGGTGATCGCGTTCGAGAGGGGCGACATTGACATCCTGCCGGGTGCTCCTGCTCGAGACGCCAGGCGCATGATGCGCGATGGCAAGTTCCCGTTCATCCAGATCCCGACCACCAGCGGGACTTACCTCGGGCTCAACGTCAAGAAGCCGCCCATCAACGACGTGCGCGTGCGTCGGGCCATCGGGCACGCGACCAATACAGACGAGGTGGCGCGCATCGCGCTGGAGGGCCTGGCGGTACCGATGCTCAGTCCGATCGCGCCGACGATCTGGGGTTACTGGGATGGGGTGAAGCAGTTCGCGCTCAACCACGACCCCGATCGAGCCAGGGCGCTCCTGGCGGAGGCCGGCTACCGGCCGGGGCCGGGCGGGGCGATGATGAAGGACGGCAGGCCGCTTGAGTTCACGGTCTGGACCTACGCCCGCATGACCAACGTGCGTGTGGCCGTTGTCCTGCAGTCGCAACTGCGGACGGCCGGCATCAAGCTGAACATCGAGCAGATGGAGCCCGCCACGCTCCTGGCCTCAACCCAGCGAGGGGAGCACGACGCGATTCTGATCTCGTACGGGTGGCCGGACGCCGACATCCTTTACTATTTCTTCCACAGCAGCCGGCTGGCGACGACCAACCGCGTGCACTACGTCAACACTCAGGTGGACAAGCTGCTCGAAGACGGGCAGACGACCGTGGACACGGCCAAGCGGCTGGAAGTCTACAAGCAGCTCCAGCGGATTCTGCTGGCGGAAGTGCCCTGGGTTCCGCTGGCTTCGGAACTCTCGGTCAACTTCAATCAGCCGTACGTGCAGGACATCTACTACGACAAGTTCGGGAACCTGTTGTTGCTGGACGCCTACAGGACGCGCTAG
- a CDS encoding universal stress protein, translated as MFTTILYPTDGSEHARKALTIVAGIARRYGATVVVLTAFEPLPRDLGSPYLEELMAKRLAASEALVRGAAKVLEEEGVAYEESVLEGPAAHAILDVARARGCDLIVMGSRGLGRVGVALLGSVSTRVIHEAHCPVLVVR; from the coding sequence GTGTTCACGACAATTCTCTACCCTACGGACGGATCCGAGCACGCGCGCAAGGCGCTGACCATCGTCGCAGGCATCGCCCGGCGCTACGGCGCGACCGTGGTCGTGCTGACGGCCTTTGAGCCCCTGCCCAGGGATCTGGGGTCGCCGTACCTCGAAGAGCTCATGGCCAAACGGCTGGCTGCAAGCGAAGCGCTTGTTCGAGGGGCGGCGAAGGTCCTGGAGGAAGAGGGCGTGGCATACGAGGAGTCGGTGCTGGAAGGCCCTGCCGCTCACGCCATCCTGGACGTGGCGCGCGCCCGCGGGTGCGACCTGATCGTGATGGGCTCGCGCGGGCTCGGCAGGGTGGGTGTTGCGCTGCTGGGGTCGGTCAGCACGCGTGTGATCCACGAGGCCCACTGTCCTGTACTGGTTGTCCGGTAG
- a CDS encoding alpha/beta fold hydrolase yields the protein METDRFVEVMGARIRYRVEGSGPPAVLIHGIGASLEFWQWTVPALRERYTTIALDFPGFGLSDPIAAASTPEGAAVATLAFMDAVGVPRAAIIGSSLGGAIAALAAGTAPERCAALVLAAPAGFGTGLSTTLRLMTIRWMGEGFLALTRRFPRLGLREAFADQRRIPDALVEITRRNAARPVTGETFMKTLRASVTLRGVRPEIVEQARAVAARITAPTLVVWGTRDHVIPPDQADVAGRTIPGAQVHIMHGMGHVPFIEDAGAFNAALSAFLGGGA from the coding sequence ATGGAAACCGACCGGTTCGTTGAGGTGATGGGGGCACGCATCCGTTACCGCGTCGAGGGCAGCGGTCCGCCCGCGGTCCTTATCCACGGCATCGGGGCATCGCTAGAGTTCTGGCAGTGGACGGTTCCGGCGCTGCGCGAGCGATACACCACGATTGCGCTCGACTTCCCTGGGTTTGGGCTGTCAGACCCGATCGCCGCCGCGTCCACACCCGAGGGCGCGGCTGTGGCCACCCTGGCATTCATGGACGCCGTGGGGGTACCCAGGGCGGCGATCATCGGCTCGTCGCTCGGCGGCGCGATTGCCGCGCTGGCAGCCGGAACCGCGCCCGAGCGCTGCGCGGCACTGGTGCTGGCCGCGCCCGCCGGCTTCGGCACCGGGCTGAGCACTACGCTGCGGCTGATGACGATCCGCTGGATGGGAGAGGGATTCCTGGCGCTCACCCGCCGCTTCCCCCGGCTGGGACTCCGGGAGGCGTTTGCCGACCAGCGCCGCATCCCTGATGCGCTGGTCGAGATCACCCGGCGCAACGCAGCGCGACCCGTAACCGGAGAGACCTTCATGAAGACGCTGCGGGCCTCGGTGACCCTGCGGGGCGTACGCCCTGAGATCGTGGAGCAGGCCAGGGCCGTGGCGGCGCGCATCACGGCGCCCACGCTGGTCGTCTGGGGTACCCGCGACCATGTCATCCCTCCGGATCAGGCCGACGTCGCGGGCCGGACGATCCCGGGCGCGCAGGTGCACATCATGCACGGGATGGGACACGTCCCGTTCATCGAGGACGCCGGCGCCTTCAACGCGGCGCTGTCCGCCTTCTTGGGAGGGGGCGCGTGA
- a CDS encoding deoxyribonuclease IV — protein MRLGAHVSISGSLDLAIDRAVAMGCDCLQIFYGSPRQWRKSVYPDDVIERFIQKRRAAGLDPLVAHAAYLVNPGTPDRDLRRRSVASLLATLRGVERLGGLGVITHLGSRLSSPKGAALRRIATAVRQILGATERAVVLIENSAGSGGTLGATFDDLAAVLDGVHGDARVGVCLDTAHLFASGWDLRTPAGIEEMIAAADRAVGWDRVRVLHLNDSQGALGSRRDRHANIGEGLIGSGGFRALLAHPRLRALPGIIETPGFNHAGPDAKNLARLRRLGGQRWKPTGSLR, from the coding sequence ATGCGTCTGGGAGCCCACGTCTCCATCAGCGGATCTCTGGATCTGGCCATTGACCGCGCGGTGGCAATGGGCTGCGACTGCCTGCAGATCTTCTACGGATCGCCGCGGCAGTGGCGGAAGAGCGTCTATCCCGATGACGTGATCGAGCGGTTCATCCAGAAGCGGCGCGCCGCAGGCCTCGATCCGCTGGTCGCGCACGCCGCCTACCTGGTGAATCCGGGTACGCCGGACCGCGATCTCCGGCGCCGGTCCGTCGCATCGCTGCTGGCCACGCTGCGCGGTGTCGAGCGGCTCGGGGGCCTGGGCGTGATCACGCACCTGGGCAGCCGCCTGTCCTCTCCAAAGGGCGCGGCGCTGCGCCGGATAGCCACCGCAGTGCGGCAGATCCTCGGCGCCACCGAGCGCGCGGTGGTGCTGATCGAGAACAGCGCGGGTTCCGGCGGCACGCTGGGCGCCACGTTTGACGATCTGGCCGCGGTGCTGGACGGAGTGCACGGAGACGCCAGGGTCGGCGTGTGCCTGGACACCGCGCACCTGTTCGCCTCGGGCTGGGACCTGCGGACGCCGGCGGGGATCGAGGAGATGATCGCCGCGGCGGACCGGGCGGTGGGATGGGATCGGGTGCGCGTGCTCCACCTGAACGACTCGCAGGGCGCCTTGGGGTCGCGTCGCGATCGCCACGCCAACATCGGCGAAGGCCTGATTGGGTCGGGAGGGTTTCGTGCGCTCCTCGCGCACCCGCGCCTCCGGGCCCTGCCGGGTATCATTGAGACGCCTGGGTTCAACCATGCGGGCCCGGACGCCAAGAACCTAGCGCGCCTCAGACGCTTAGGAGGTCAGCGATGGAAACCGACCGGTTCGTTGAGGTGA